The following nucleotide sequence is from Halogeometricum sp. S3BR5-2.
CGGGCGCGATAGCGTCCGGATACTCCGACTCAAACGCGTCCAAATATTCCTCGGCGAGATTCGTTCGGGTATCGACCTTGTTCGGGAGCACGAGCGCGAGCTCGATGTCGACGGCGAAATTGTCGGCAATCTTCCCGAGGTCGCGGCGTAGCGCATCAGCCTGCTCAGCCTCGA
It contains:
- a CDS encoding ParA family protein encodes the protein EAEQADALRRDLGKIADNFAVDIELALVLPNKVDTRTNLAEEYLDAFESEYPDAIAPDYVPYSQDIRNAADRGQTAFALEEPSTTARRAREAYLAAAETLVERLGGEHHG